A single genomic interval of Synergistales bacterium harbors:
- a CDS encoding MBL fold metallo-hydrolase — protein sequence MRLRVLGAAGEVTGSNYLIETGETRVLIDCGLHQGKKEEERNREPFPFAPGSVTAVVLTHAHLDHTGRVPQLVKQGFAGRVWGTSPTVELSEVLWEDAAHLMKEEAQWRSRKNRRKGLPPVEPLYDAEDARQALEYMQPVSYDDVIEVAPGVRVRFRDAGHILGSANLEVWVADGGEEVKVVFSGDLGPRKTVMEREPSMIEDADYVVIESTYGDREHKTNEESREEFREVMREALRSQSKVLIPTFVVDRAQRVLYEIMLLQREGILRDNVPIYFDSPMGVKATEIYRKYQNLLSREIQGQIREGHDPFEPRQLHFVSGADESRAINQVDHAIVLAGSGMCNGGRIIHHLKHNLWDPNTHVVFVGYQARGTLGRRLVGGEQEVRVAGEEISVRATLHTINGFSAHADRRDLLAWARNFRSGPQFLVTHGEPASSRAFAEALQEAGFRAAIPEPGQEFQLTREPARQPAAVVPAGLERSRAERNAEELVADIADLATLLKGREGHIPEEMLPLLESSRTLLSLARERCGCEERGGGAAESGR from the coding sequence ATGAGACTGCGCGTACTGGGAGCAGCGGGAGAGGTTACGGGATCCAACTATCTCATCGAGACCGGCGAGACCAGGGTCTTGATCGACTGCGGGTTGCACCAGGGCAAAAAGGAGGAGGAGCGGAACCGGGAACCCTTCCCCTTCGCCCCCGGGAGCGTCACCGCCGTGGTGCTCACCCACGCCCATCTGGACCACACCGGACGGGTGCCCCAGCTGGTGAAGCAGGGCTTTGCCGGCAGAGTCTGGGGGACCTCGCCGACGGTGGAACTCTCGGAGGTGCTCTGGGAGGACGCCGCCCACCTCATGAAGGAGGAAGCCCAGTGGCGGTCCCGGAAGAACAGACGCAAGGGACTGCCGCCGGTGGAGCCCCTCTACGACGCCGAGGACGCCCGGCAGGCGCTGGAGTACATGCAGCCCGTGAGCTACGACGACGTCATCGAGGTGGCCCCGGGCGTGCGGGTGCGCTTCCGCGACGCCGGCCACATCCTGGGCAGCGCCAACCTGGAGGTCTGGGTGGCCGACGGCGGCGAGGAGGTGAAGGTGGTCTTCTCCGGCGACCTGGGGCCCCGGAAGACCGTCATGGAGCGGGAGCCCTCCATGATCGAGGACGCCGACTACGTGGTCATCGAGTCCACCTACGGCGACCGGGAGCACAAGACCAACGAGGAGAGCCGCGAGGAGTTCCGGGAGGTCATGCGCGAAGCGCTCAGGAGCCAGTCCAAGGTGCTGATCCCCACCTTCGTGGTCGACCGGGCCCAGCGGGTGCTCTACGAGATCATGCTCCTCCAGCGGGAGGGGATCCTGCGGGACAACGTGCCCATCTACTTCGACTCCCCCATGGGCGTGAAGGCCACCGAGATCTACCGGAAGTACCAGAATCTCCTCTCCCGGGAGATCCAGGGCCAGATCCGCGAGGGGCACGACCCCTTCGAGCCCAGGCAGCTCCACTTCGTGTCCGGCGCCGACGAGTCCCGGGCCATCAATCAGGTGGACCACGCCATCGTCCTGGCCGGCAGCGGCATGTGCAACGGCGGCCGCATCATCCACCATCTGAAGCACAACCTCTGGGATCCCAACACCCATGTGGTCTTCGTGGGCTACCAGGCCCGGGGGACCCTGGGCCGCCGCCTGGTGGGCGGCGAGCAGGAGGTGCGCGTCGCCGGCGAGGAGATCAGCGTGCGGGCCACCCTGCACACCATCAACGGCTTCTCCGCCCACGCCGACCGGCGGGACCTGCTGGCCTGGGCCCGGAACTTCCGCAGCGGGCCGCAGTTTCTCGTTACCCACGGCGAGCCGGCATCCTCCAGGGCCTTCGCCGAGGCGCTGCAGGAGGCGGGCTTCCGCGCCGCGATCCCCGAACCGGGGCAGGAATTCCAGCTCACCCGCGAGCCCGCCCGGCAGCCCGCCGCGGTGGTGCCCGCAGGGCTGGAGCGATCCCGGGCCGAGCGGAACGCCGAGGAGCTGGTGGCCGACATCGCCGATCTCGCCACCCTGCTGAAAGGGAGGGAGGGCCACATCCCCGAGGAGATGCTTCCTCTGCTGGAATCCTCCCGGACACTGCTCTCCCTGGCACGGGAGCGCTGCGGCTGCGAGGAGCGCGGCGGAGGTGCGGCGGAGTCCGGCCGCTGA
- the tyrS gene encoding tyrosine--tRNA ligase has protein sequence MRQNVYDIFLDRGLVEWCSNPEPLRELFSSETVSGYIGFDPSADSLHVGHLVPLMGLAWMQKLGHRPIAIAGAGTGMIGDPSGKSKERNLLTLEQIESNLESVGKQLEQFLDFDCGENAALMVNNYDWLGKLSMIDFLRDVGKHFSVNYMINREYVRSRLDDPSRSISYTEFAYMLLQAYDFYHLYENEGCRLQMGGNDQQGNILAGIDLIRKKTGGDAFGITYPLLLSATGNKFGKTEEGTIWLSPERTSPYRFYQYFINADDRDVAKLLRYFTFLSLEEVDEIASSHQAAPERREGQRRLAREVTTIVHGGEAADRAARASEILFGGKFEPDDLSEEMLATLSREVPTGEAARADASVIDILAESGACASKSEARRLIRGGGVSLNGRKVDDEKAILSGGNLLPGGVLFFRLGKRRFHLVHITGA, from the coding sequence ATGCGACAGAACGTGTACGATATCTTTCTCGACCGGGGTCTCGTGGAATGGTGCAGCAACCCCGAACCGCTGCGGGAGCTCTTCTCCAGCGAGACGGTCTCCGGCTACATCGGCTTCGACCCCAGCGCCGACAGCCTCCATGTGGGGCACCTGGTCCCGCTCATGGGGCTGGCCTGGATGCAGAAGCTGGGACACCGCCCCATCGCCATCGCCGGCGCCGGCACCGGGATGATCGGCGATCCCTCGGGCAAGAGCAAGGAGCGCAATCTGCTCACCCTGGAGCAGATCGAGTCCAACCTGGAGTCCGTGGGCAAACAGCTGGAGCAGTTCCTCGACTTCGACTGCGGCGAGAATGCGGCGCTGATGGTGAACAACTACGACTGGCTGGGCAAGCTCTCCATGATCGACTTCCTGCGGGACGTGGGCAAGCACTTCTCCGTCAACTACATGATCAACCGGGAGTACGTCCGCTCCCGCCTGGACGACCCCAGCCGCTCCATCTCCTACACGGAGTTCGCCTACATGCTGCTCCAGGCCTACGACTTCTACCACCTCTACGAGAACGAGGGCTGCAGGCTCCAGATGGGCGGCAACGACCAGCAGGGCAACATCCTCGCCGGCATCGACCTGATCCGCAAGAAGACCGGCGGCGACGCCTTCGGCATCACCTATCCGCTGCTGCTGTCGGCCACGGGAAACAAGTTCGGCAAGACCGAGGAGGGCACCATCTGGCTCTCGCCGGAGCGGACCAGCCCCTACCGCTTCTACCAGTACTTCATCAACGCCGACGACCGGGACGTGGCCAAGCTGCTCCGGTACTTCACCTTCCTCTCCCTGGAGGAGGTGGACGAGATCGCCTCCAGCCACCAGGCCGCGCCCGAGCGCCGGGAGGGCCAGCGCCGCCTGGCCCGGGAGGTCACCACCATCGTCCACGGCGGGGAGGCCGCAGACCGTGCCGCCCGGGCCAGCGAGATCCTCTTCGGCGGGAAGTTCGAGCCCGACGACCTCTCCGAAGAGATGCTCGCCACCCTCTCCCGGGAGGTCCCCACCGGCGAGGCCGCCAGGGCGGACGCCTCGGTGATCGACATCCTCGCCGAGTCCGGCGCCTGCGCCAGCAAGAGCGAGGCCCGCCGGCTCATCCGCGGCGGCGGTGTGAGCCTCAACGGCCGGAAGGTGGACGACGAAAAGGCCATCCTCTCCGGCGGCAACCTGCTGCCCGGCGGGGTGCTCTTCTTCCGCCTGGGCAAGCGCCGCTTCCACCTGGTCCACATCACGGGGGCCTGA
- a CDS encoding ribbon-helix-helix domain-containing protein, with the protein MTVSSIDVTVDEELLREIDRLIDAGFFPDRGTAIREALEEKVKRLEKARLALQCAQLDIAEEQAMAEEGFCGEIVKWPEY; encoded by the coding sequence ATGACTGTTTCGAGTATCGATGTCACTGTCGACGAAGAGCTTTTGCGTGAGATTGATCGTCTGATCGACGCCGGGTTCTTCCCGGACCGCGGGACGGCTATCCGGGAGGCCCTTGAAGAGAAGGTGAAACGCCTCGAAAAAGCCCGCCTGGCCCTCCAGTGCGCCCAGCTTGATATCGCCGAGGAGCAGGCCATGGCCGAAGAGGGATTCTGCGGGGAGATCGTCAAGTGGCCGGAGTACTGA
- a CDS encoding type II toxin-antitoxin system PemK/MazF family toxin → MAGVLRRGNIHWADLNPVRGSEQGGFRPILILSGTVFNTKSGTVIALAITGRPQRAGYPLTYKLSDTGLPKQSWVKISQIRTLSVTRIGEAIASLSEKELNVIIAGLNEIIGE, encoded by the coding sequence GTGGCCGGAGTACTGAGGAGAGGGAACATCCACTGGGCCGACCTCAATCCGGTAAGAGGTAGCGAACAGGGTGGATTTCGCCCTATCCTCATCCTGAGTGGTACCGTTTTCAACACGAAATCGGGGACGGTCATTGCTTTGGCGATTACCGGTAGACCCCAACGGGCAGGCTATCCATTGACATACAAACTTTCGGATACGGGGTTGCCCAAACAGTCTTGGGTGAAAATAAGCCAGATACGCACACTGTCCGTCACGAGAATTGGGGAAGCCATTGCCTCTCTTTCGGAAAAGGAGCTCAACGTAATTATTGCAGGTCTGAACGAAATTATAGGAGAATAG
- a CDS encoding amidohydrolase family protein: MTTTVFTNALLLDGTGAEPRANATVTIEGNTIAGISFGGTAEIPAGADVVDCGGRTLMPGLIDAHMHAGLVEANLVEQARMNYPSMLVIKAANILTDTLYQGFTTCRDAGGSDAGFKLAIEEGLIEGPRLQVAGPSLAQTGGHADMRLPTEYGPPHTAEAGFSAMICDGVAEVRKCAREVLRRGADFIKIMASGGCGSAADDIGDSSQFSLEEMRAAVFEAESAGTYVSAHCYTNRGARLCAEAGVRIIEHGNRIDRPTAEILKEAGCIIIPTLSTYELAVTRGKEFNLPDYFQRKMGIVRETALEAVKIAHELGIVIGSGSDVIGPFQPWKGLELELKSRVMGPMGAIVSATKTNAEIMGLADKIGTIAEGKLADCIVVDDSPLDNIAVFQDHKKKMPVILKDGVFYKKEI; the protein is encoded by the coding sequence GTGACAACTACTGTCTTTACCAACGCCTTGCTTCTCGACGGAACAGGCGCGGAACCCAGGGCGAATGCAACGGTAACCATCGAAGGCAATACCATCGCCGGCATCAGCTTTGGCGGAACGGCGGAGATCCCCGCAGGCGCGGATGTGGTGGATTGCGGCGGGCGGACGCTCATGCCCGGCCTGATCGACGCCCATATGCATGCAGGTTTGGTGGAGGCCAATCTGGTGGAGCAGGCTCGAATGAACTACCCCAGCATGCTGGTGATCAAAGCCGCAAACATTCTCACCGACACGCTCTACCAGGGGTTCACCACCTGCCGTGACGCCGGGGGAAGCGACGCCGGATTCAAACTCGCCATCGAAGAGGGGCTCATCGAAGGGCCGCGTCTGCAGGTCGCCGGACCGTCGCTGGCTCAGACCGGGGGGCATGCCGACATGAGGCTCCCCACCGAGTACGGCCCGCCACACACCGCCGAAGCCGGCTTTTCGGCCATGATCTGCGACGGTGTCGCCGAGGTCCGCAAGTGCGCTCGAGAGGTGTTGCGCCGGGGCGCCGACTTCATCAAGATCATGGCCAGCGGCGGGTGCGGGAGCGCCGCCGACGACATCGGAGACAGCTCTCAGTTCAGTCTGGAAGAGATGCGGGCGGCAGTCTTCGAGGCGGAATCGGCAGGCACCTATGTATCCGCCCACTGCTACACCAACCGGGGCGCCCGGCTCTGCGCCGAGGCGGGCGTACGGATCATCGAGCACGGCAACCGAATCGACCGGCCCACGGCGGAGATTCTCAAGGAGGCGGGCTGCATCATCATACCTACGTTGTCCACCTACGAACTGGCTGTCACCAGGGGAAAGGAGTTCAATCTCCCCGACTACTTCCAGCGCAAGATGGGCATAGTCCGGGAAACGGCACTGGAGGCGGTCAAGATCGCCCACGAACTGGGGATCGTCATCGGTTCGGGCTCCGACGTGATCGGCCCCTTCCAGCCGTGGAAAGGACTGGAGTTGGAATTGAAAAGTCGCGTCATGGGTCCCATGGGGGCTATTGTATCCGCCACCAAGACCAACGCCGAGATCATGGGGCTGGCCGACAAAATCGGCACCATAGCAGAAGGAAAGCTGGCCGACTGCATTGTGGTCGATGACAGCCCTCTGGACAATATCGCGGTCTTCCAGGACCACAAAAAAAAGATGCCTGTCATCCTCAAAGACGGCGTCTTCTATAAAAAAGAGATATAA
- a CDS encoding sodium:solute symporter family protein, whose product MSRQTVVLHEEGKECARTMSFAFIAVVVYLIIVTAVGLYLGKFVKNDDDFAVAGRSLPALVLAGTLMATWMGSGTVVGGTNSLGYKYGVWVALIFSIATPCGIAVLYFLSRKVRDLNLKTVPDVLESRYGPVARIMATFIILTAYLGITAYQYKGVGFVLNSTLGIPTETGTWISFGVIMATAVVGGLFSVAYTDFMSALLMLIGLCIGVPLAMQDAGGWSTITANIPKANTGLGGLTLFQASMYFFPLFFYILGDQNMYQRFFAAKSGNEAKRGAIGWFIGAIVVIPLIAVAATTSRSLYPDIDPGQAFIHLAVHGMPTVLGGMCVAAIAAFVITTGNSFLLSCGINLSWDIYCRFIKPSASPKERLLVSRLGVIALGIIAYILIKFFPTVLSLQMYSYTMYGAAITPALIGAIVWKGTTKAGGLSSMLSGAVITMIWEIMDKPMGLASVMVATPLAVIVLIVVSKATGSGDQTASQA is encoded by the coding sequence GTGTCGCGTCAAACTGTGGTGCTCCACGAAGAGGGAAAGGAGTGTGCACGAACGATGAGCTTTGCGTTCATAGCTGTTGTGGTATACCTCATTATCGTTACGGCTGTAGGACTCTATCTTGGGAAGTTCGTCAAGAATGACGACGACTTCGCCGTAGCCGGCAGGAGCCTCCCGGCGCTTGTGCTGGCCGGGACGCTTATGGCCACCTGGATGGGCTCGGGAACAGTGGTCGGCGGAACGAATTCTCTGGGATACAAGTACGGGGTTTGGGTGGCGCTGATTTTCAGTATCGCCACACCCTGCGGCATCGCGGTGCTCTATTTCCTGTCCAGAAAGGTGCGGGACCTGAACCTCAAAACCGTACCGGATGTTCTGGAGTCGCGGTACGGTCCCGTGGCGCGCATCATGGCCACGTTTATCATTCTCACGGCCTATCTGGGGATCACGGCCTATCAGTACAAAGGCGTCGGGTTCGTCCTGAATTCGACACTGGGGATCCCCACGGAAACCGGAACATGGATCTCCTTCGGCGTCATCATGGCCACGGCGGTGGTCGGCGGGCTGTTCTCGGTGGCCTACACGGATTTCATGAGCGCGCTGCTTATGCTGATCGGACTCTGCATCGGCGTTCCGCTGGCTATGCAGGACGCCGGCGGCTGGAGCACTATCACGGCGAATATCCCCAAGGCGAACACCGGTCTCGGCGGCTTAACGCTCTTTCAGGCGAGCATGTATTTCTTCCCGCTCTTTTTCTATATCCTCGGCGACCAGAATATGTACCAACGCTTCTTCGCCGCAAAATCAGGCAACGAGGCAAAACGGGGCGCCATCGGTTGGTTCATCGGCGCTATTGTCGTGATTCCTCTTATCGCCGTGGCCGCAACAACCTCCCGTTCGCTTTACCCCGACATCGATCCTGGGCAGGCCTTCATCCATCTGGCGGTGCACGGCATGCCCACGGTGCTTGGGGGCATGTGCGTGGCGGCTATCGCAGCCTTTGTCATCACCACGGGGAACTCCTTTCTCCTCTCCTGCGGCATCAACCTGAGCTGGGACATCTACTGCCGATTCATCAAACCCAGCGCCTCCCCAAAGGAACGGCTGCTCGTTTCCCGCCTCGGCGTCATCGCTCTGGGCATCATCGCGTATATTCTGATCAAGTTCTTCCCCACCGTCCTCTCCCTGCAGATGTACTCCTACACAATGTACGGCGCGGCGATCACCCCGGCGCTGATCGGTGCTATCGTCTGGAAGGGCACAACGAAGGCGGGCGGGCTTTCCTCCATGCTGAGTGGAGCCGTCATAACGATGATCTGGGAGATCATGGACAAACCGATGGGGCTGGCCAGCGTCATGGTGGCGACGCCCCTGGCGGTGATCGTTTTGATTGTGGTAAGCAAGGCCACCGGTTCGGGGGACCAAACAGCCTCGCAGGCCTGA
- a CDS encoding GntR family transcriptional regulator encodes MSKETGLFYTKPLREQVYDYLRGQLEHGELAPGSTIKIRQLSEELGVSRTTLKDALLGLQSKGFVTFLPQRGVRINEVTLEDVRQCYQIAGALEASIISNEHHKIDATFIRKMEEINKNNFVAVQEKDYPAYWRYNFAFHNAIHQLSDNTMIKEILFDVRRRLYDFPGLTHMEPAWARECTEEHSRIVELLACAKYEEAATMLSRVHWSFSKQKPYIKKVYS; translated from the coding sequence TTGTCAAAAGAAACTGGACTTTTCTATACGAAGCCGCTCAGAGAACAGGTCTACGACTATCTGCGCGGTCAGCTGGAACACGGCGAGCTGGCACCGGGAAGCACCATCAAGATCCGCCAGCTTAGCGAGGAGCTCGGCGTCAGCCGGACAACCCTAAAGGACGCCCTCCTGGGGCTCCAGTCCAAAGGATTCGTCACCTTTCTGCCCCAACGCGGCGTACGTATCAACGAGGTGACCCTGGAGGACGTCCGGCAGTGCTACCAAATCGCCGGAGCACTGGAGGCCTCTATCATTTCAAACGAACACCACAAGATCGACGCAACCTTTATTCGGAAAATGGAAGAGATCAACAAAAACAATTTTGTGGCGGTGCAAGAAAAGGACTACCCCGCCTATTGGCGGTATAACTTCGCCTTCCACAACGCTATCCATCAGCTCTCCGACAACACCATGATCAAGGAGATCCTCTTCGATGTCCGCCGCCGTCTCTACGATTTTCCCGGGCTCACGCACATGGAGCCTGCCTGGGCGAGGGAGTGCACCGAAGAACACTCCAGAATTGTGGAACTTTTGGCTTGCGCCAAGTACGAGGAAGCTGCTACAATGCTCAGCAGAGTCCACTGGTCGTTTAGTAAACAAAAGCCGTACATCAAAAAGGTGTACAGCTAA